The stretch of DNA CCGACATCGCGACGGGGCAACGATCCGGATGGGCGCCAGTTCACCATCGTCATCGACGCCCGAACCGCGGACGGCGCTACCGCAACCGCCACGACCTCGGTGGTCGTGCCGCACGATCAGCGCAGATGATCGCCGCGCGCGAGCCCGCGATAGACCTGCCGTCCGCTCGCCCGTCTCCGTCTCGTTAACGGATGGGTGACGATGGTTGTTGTTGATACGAATCAACTTGCGACTTCTACTGCAAGGGCCCTCCATGCAACGAGGGATTCGCCGAAGAATTCTCACCAAATTAGTTGGTTTGAGGCCGACGTCTCCGGCCAGCACCGCGCCCGGCTCGCCGGACGTCGCCGGCAGAGCTCACACGTCGCAGATCGTCACACCTTGTTTGAGTGACGCCAGTACGTCAGGCCGCGCCGGCACGAACTCCTGCGCGACATGCCCTGTGAAGCCGGTGTCGACGATGGCCTTCATGACGGCCGGGTAGTTGATCTCCTGCGTCTCGTCGATCTCGTGGCGGCCGGGAACGCCGCCGGTGTGGTAGTGCGCGATGAAGGGATGGAACTTCTGAATCGTCGCGATGATGTCCCCCTCCATGATCTGCATGTGGTAGATGTCGTAGAGCAGCTTGAAGTGCTCCGACCCGACGCGCTTGCACAATTCGACGCCCCACAGCGTGTGGTCGCACATGTAGTCGGGGTGGTTGACTTTGCTGTTGAGCAGCTCCATCACGGCGAGCACCTTGTGCTTCTCGCAGATCCGCGCAATGCGCTTGAGGCCGATCGCGCAGTGCTCGAGCCCCTGCTCGTCCGACATCCCGCCGCGATTGCCGGAGAAGCAGATGATGTTCTGAAATCCCGCGGCCGCCACCTTTGGCGCGGTGTCCTCGAAGAAGGCAGCGATCCGGTCGTGGTTCTCCAGGCGATTCAGGCCCGCCGTGATGCCCCCGGGAACGCCGCTGACCATCGCGCACGCCATGTCGTGTTTCTTCAGGGTCTCGAAGTCCTTCACCTCGAGCAGTTCGACCGACGCGAGGCCGAACCTCTTGCCCTCGCGGCAGAGATCGTCGAGGCTGACCTTGGGGTAACACCATTTGCAGACCGAGTGGCGCACCCGGCCTTTGAGCTGAATCCCGGCGGCGTCCAGACGTTCCGCCAGGGAGGCGATTGAGGCGGACAGGAATGCCGCGCCGCCCGCGACGCGGCCCAACGCCGAACGACGGGTCATCATCATGGCTCTCGACTCCGGATCGCGCATCATACACGGCCTCTCCGCCCGTGGTTCACGGTATATGTTGAGACAAGGAGAAACTATGTGCAAACCGACAGGCTTGATCGCAGCGATTGCCATCGTCGGCGTCTGTGGCAGCGGCATTCCATCGTCGGCGCAGGAGCCGAAGCTGCGGATCATCGCGTTCGGCGCGCATCCGGATGACAACGAGCTCCGGCTGGCGGGCACGGCCGCGAAGTGGGCCGCGCTCGGCCATCACGTCAAGTTCGTCTCGGTGACCAACGGCGACATCGGCCACTGGCGGGAGGCCGGCGGTCCTCTGGCGCGCCGCCGCACGCAGGAAGTCCAGCAGGCGGCGAAGCTTCTGGGGATCACGACGCAGGTGCTGGATCTCCACGACGGCGAACTGGAACCGACGCTGGAGAACCGCCGGACGATTACACGCCTCATCCGCGACTGGAAGGCGGACATCGTGCTGGGACACCGGCCGGAAGATTACCACCCCGATCACCGGGCGGTCGGCGTACTCGTCCGGGACGCCTCGTATATGGTCACCGTCCCGTTCTTCTGCCCCGACACGCCCCACCTGGAGCGCAACCCCGTGTTCCTCTCGTACGAGGATCGCTTCACCCAGCCCGCTCCGCTCCGTGCCGACATCGTCGTGGCGATCGATGACGTCGTGGAGAAGAAACTGGCGGCGGTGGAGGCGATGCCGTCGCAGTTCTACGAGGGCGGAGCGAACGGCGGCCCGGCCCTCGTACCCGACGACGAGCCAGGCAAAGCGCGCCGGAAGACGGAGGTTCGCGAGGGATTCAAGAGACGCTTCGCCGGCACCGCGCAGCGTTTCCGGGACAAGCTGCGCGAGCTGTACGGCGCGAAGCCGGGCGATGCCGTGCAGTATGCGGAAGCATTCGAGATCTCGGAATACGGACGCCGCCCGACCGCGGAGGAAATTCGACGGCTGTTCCCCTTCTTCGGCAAGCCGTAATTGCGCGTGTCAGAGGACGCAGATGCCGGATCGGCAGGGCATCTGTGGCTTTGGAGGGCGAATGAGATCGAAACGGCAAATGCTGCTCGTCCTGGCGCTCGCCCTTGCCGCAATCGGCCGGCCTGACGAGAGTTCCGGTGCCGGCAAGACTGAGCAGGAGCCTCGTAAGCCGGACGACCCCGCGGTCTATGTCGCCCGCACGCTTTCGGTGAGCGCAGCGGGGCGCGATGCCTTCGTAGCATGCCTGCGGCAGAAAAAGCTTCCGGTCTGGCAACAGATGAAGCGTAACGGGCTGCTCGCAGACCACAGCGTGTTCGAGACCGTCTCGGTCCGCCTCGCGGCGCCCGACGTGCCCGCCTGGAACTTCCTGCTCCTGAGTCACCTCGAACCGTCGGCAACGCCTGAGACATTTTTCAAGGCCGAGGAGAATCGTGAGGGCGAGCGGCCGATCGGCACGCGCTGCGAGGATGCGCCCGGGATCGAGACGCGCCGCGTGGAAGTACTTCGTTCGACCCCCAACTCTTATTACCCGAGGCCGGCCCCCGGGACCCGTCTGCCTGGTGCAGCCACGGAGTTCACGGTCCCGTTCATCGTGGAGTACATCGCGGTGCGGGACACACCGGAGGCGCTGAACGAATACCGGGAGACGATGCGGACGAACAACGGGCCGGCACTCGCGCAGCTCATCCGGGACGACATGCTCTTGAATTTCATCGCGTTGGAGACCGTCTCCGTCAGGTACGCGCAGCCGGGCATGCCCGAATGGAACCAGATGCACCTCCGCGGGTACTTTCCCGACAAGGGACCTGTGCCGCCAGACGCCATGGATGCGGCGCTGCGGCGTATTAACCCGAAGAGCGGCGGGGCCGCCGGCATCTTCGGCCGCCTGGCCGCTATCCGGACGAAGCCGCGCGAGGACGTGGCGCGGCAACTGCCCGAACTGGCGGTCCGGTGACACGAGATCCATGCACGACTGACGACACCTGATCGTCCACCCTGGCGCACGGCTGCGATTATGCTGGGGCCATGCGATGGATCCCGGCACTCGCGGTACTCGCTCTGGCGGCGGCGACGCTCGACCCGCACCGCCCGACGCATAACGATCCCGTCACCATCCGCGTCGACACCGCCGTCAAGAAGGGACCGATGCATCCCTTCTGGGCCTGGTTCGGCCACGACGAGCCGAATTACACCTATACCCGGAACGGCCAGAAGCTGCTGTCGCAGCTACAGGCGCTGAGCCCGGTGCCCGTCTTCGTGCGCGTCCACAACCTGCTCACATCGGGCGACGGCACACACGCCCTGAAGTGGGGCTCGACGAACGTCTACACCGAGGACACCCGCGGCAACCCGGTCTATGACTGGACGATCCTCGACCGGATCGTGGACGCCTACGTGGCTCGCAGGATGAAGCCGTTCGTCCAGCTCGGCTTCATGCCCGAGGCGTTGTCGTCGGCGCCGGCGGGCGTGCCGTACCGGCATTTCTGGAAGCCCGGCGATCCCTACAACGACATCTACACGGGATGGACCTACGCGCCGAAGGACTACAAGAAGTGGGAAGAGCTCTGCTACCGGGTGACGCGCCACTTCGTCGAGAAGTACGGCCGGCGCGAAGTCGAGAGCTGGTGGTTCGAGCTGTGGAACGAGCCTGACATCGGCTACTGGAGCGGCTCGGTCGGACCCGGCGGCGGCCGCGGCGATCCGCTGGCCGCACAGAAGGCGCAGACGCGCCGCGACGAGTTCAACCGGCTCTACGACTTCACGGTCGAGGGCGTGCGCCGCGCCCTGCCGTCGGCGCGGATCGGCGGGCCCGAAGTCACCGGCGGCGCGCAGAACATGCTGCGCTCGTTCCTGCAGCACACGTCGGCGGGCACCAACTACGCCACCGGCCGGATCGGGACGCCGCTCGACGTCATCACCTTCCACGCCAAGGGCAGCCCCACCTTCGTCGACAATCGCGTCCGCATGGGCGTCGCCAGCCAGCTTCGCAGCATCAACAACCACTTCGCGGTCGTCAGGGAGTTTCCGATGTACGCGAAGACGCCGCTGGTGATCGGCGAGTCCGATCCGGAGGGCTGCGCCGCCTGCGGCGTCACCCATTACCCGCAGAACGGCTACCGCAACGGCACGATGTTTCCGACCTACACGGCGCTGCAGATCGCCCGCACCTACGAGCTGGCCGATCTGCACCAGGTGAACCTGCTCGGTGCCGTCACCTGGGCCTTCCTCTTCGAGGATCAGCCGTACTTCGATGGCTTCCGCGATCTCGCGACCAACGGCATCGCCAAGCCGGTGCTCAACACGTTCCGCATGCTCGGCCAGATGACCGGCGATCGCGTGGAAGCGATCAGCTCGGCGGGCCTCAGGGTCGAGGAGATTCGCGACAAGGGCGTGCGCGGCGCGCCCGACATCTCCGCGCTGGCGGCACGGTCGGCGCGGTCGGCCACGGTCTTGATCTGGAACTATCACGACGACGACGTGCCGGCGCCGGCGGCGCCGATCGCGCTGACGATCGAGGGGCTGCCGGCCGGGCGCGCGACGCTGGCGCACAGCCGGATTGACGACACTCACAGCAATTCGTACGCGGCCTGGCTGAAGATGGGATCGCCGCAGGCGCCGACGCCCGCCCAGTACGAGCAACTGGAGCGGGCGAGCGCGCTGCAGCCGCTGACGCCGGCCCGGCCGGTGACGATCGGCCGCGACGGGCGCGTCACCGAGACGTTCGATCTCCCGCGCAAGAGTGTCTCGTTCGTCAAGCTGACCTGGTGAATGTCAGTGCGCGCTAGTCGACGATCCGGATGCGGCAGCCCAACGATCGCCCGGCGATCGTCGCCCCCTGCTCCACTCTGAAGTTCACGACCGTGGTGGAGTCCGCGTTCGCCAGCGGCACGGTGACGATCCACCGTTCGTCGGGTGCGAGGTCCCGCGTCTCCGACCACGATCCGTGCGAGACGCGCACGCGGTTGCGCACGGAGACGTTCGACACCTCGAGCCGGAGATCCGAACGTGAACCGTCGGTCGTCATCACCACATCGGGCTGACGTCCGCCGAGCACCCAGAAGCCGTCCGGTTCAACGGCGATGCGATTGTCGATCGCGTAGATCGCGACGCGTCCGTAGCGCGCCGCCGCGCGCGCGCGTGTCGCCCCGGCCCACGTGTCCGCGAGGTGCCGGATCGGGACGGCCGCAACGGTGCGGATCGAGCCTGCGGCGGCCGCGTCGCCGGTCACGACGAGCCGCGACGCGCGGATCGGGAGATGAAAGCTGTAGGTGTTCTCGGCGGCCGCGGCCTGCCACGATTCCAGCGGCATGCCGGACTCGCCGATCGCCAGCCGGATTTCGCCGCGCGGCTCGGACGCGAACCGGAGGCGCAGCCGATAGTCGCCCGGCGGCACCTCATCGAGCGCCAACAGCACGCCGGGGCGCGGCGTCTCCAGCAGCGACGTGGACACCTCCATGCGCGGCAGCACGTCTTCCGCGGCGAACACGCGCAGCGGCAGGAACTGGACACCCCGCGGCGTCGCCCGGGGACTCTCACGCGCGATGAGCGCGAGCTGACTCCGCGTCGCCAGGACGTGCGGCGCTTGTGCGAACGCCCATGTGCCCGCGACCGCCGCCGACACGACCAGCACCACGGATCCCGCCGCGAGAGCCGGCCGGCCGAATCCCGCCGGCGTCCACCATCTGGCAATCCGCCGCGAGCCCCGCCACGCGAGGATCCAGATGCCGGCCCAGATCGCGGCGGGAACCAGCAGTTCCTTCACCACCGTGCCGCGGACCGGACCCTCGGCGGGTATGGCGCGAAAGTAGCTGGGGAATCCGCCCGGAAGGTTGACCAGCGGCGCCAGCCAGTCGAGCAACGCCGATCGGCCCAGCGCCGCGTTGTAGGCCAGCGTGCCCTGCGCGCCGAAGCCGAACGCGACGGCGATCAGGACGCTGACGACCAGGAGCGCCGCGCTCAGCGATCGGCCGAACCCGTCCTGCCTCGCCCACAGCGACGCGACGGTCACCGACATCGGAAACACCAGCGGCGTCAGATACCGCGCCGGCGTCGACGCTCCGAACCAGTCCGGAAATGCCGCGACCGCGACCACATAGGGCACGGTCAAGGCGGCGAGTTCGACGAGCAGACGCCTGTTCACTCTCCAGAGCGCCGCCGCGCCGGCGATCCACAGCGCGTGCACGGGAGCGTTTGGAATCAGCCCGAATTCCTGATCGGCCGCCAGTCCCGCCAGCCCGTCGAGGACGAGATCGAATCGCAGCGGGGCGCGAGCGTGGAACGGCGCCAGCGGATCGAGCGTGCCGTACAGCCGGCCGAAGAACAGCAGCCACGCGGCCGCGCTCACGCCGATGGGAAGCGCCAACGCGAGCAGGACCCTCCACCATCGCCGCCAGCCGCCCGGCGCGCCGACGATCCGCGCCGCCACCGCCGCCAGGAGAATCACCGCCGCCGGCGCCAGCCGGATGTGCAGCCACGGCAGCAGTCCGATCCCGGCGCCAAGCGCCGCCGCGCCCACCGCCGAGAGCGACGCCGCGGTCAGCATCGCCAGCACGCCGGCGGCCAGCACCGTGCCCGCCACCGAATCGGGATAGACGAGCGTGCTGTGAAGGACCACCGGGGCGGTCAACGCGGAGGCGGCCCACGCAAACCAGGCGCTCGCCACGTTCGCGGTCAGCGCGTGCGCGGCCTTCCACACGAACAGCGTTCCCACGGCGCCAATCGCCGCGATCCACCACACGACCGCCCGGTAGCCGCCAATCGCGAGCGTGGGGGCGATCAGCACGGGCAGGCCTTGCCCGTGCAGCGAATACAACGCTCCATCCCTGGCCGGGGCTGCGTAATGAGGCCGCAGCAGACCGGCGTAGTAGGCCAGGTAGTCACCCCGTTCGTAGTTGTTCGACACCTCGAGGTCGCGATCGACCACGACGCTGTGTGCGATCAACAGGTAATGCGGCTCGTCCCCCGTCGGCGGCAGTTGCTGTCTGGCGTGGATCAGGAGCGACGCCACGAACGCGAGCGCGCACGCCATACGCGGTGCGACGCGTGCATCCAGGAGGAACTCGAACGCTCGCGGCTTGCCCGCGCGCAGCCACGGCGGCAGCGCGCATCCGGCGATCGCCATCCAGACGAGCACGACGATCGGACCAGTCCAGATGAGGAAGACGTCAGGAACGGGGACCGGCAGCCAGGGCAGCAGGATCAGCAGCGCCCAGCTCGCGACGTGCGTCGAACGTCCGAGCCTGCGGGCCCCGTGAACCACGGCGACGCTCGCCGCCAGCGAGATGCCGAGCGACCACAGGGGCGGAAGCAGTCCGATCCTCCGTCCGTCGACGGCGGCCGTCACGGCGAGTGAGCCGAACGACAGCCAGATGGCGAGGCCGGGCAGCAATGCGGTCAGAACAGAGACGAGTCGCGGCAATCGATCCTGCGCAGCCAGCATAAGAGATACTGACGTCAGGACAGGCGCCACCGCGGAGCACGGGACGGCGCTGTTTCTCTGGACGATCAGGCACCGCTGACGCGGCGCAAGGGCGTCAGGGTCGTCGCCGGTTGAGTCTGGAACGGTTCCAGGGTGTACGATGGCCCGTGCCCGGACCAGGTTTCGGCATCGGCGAAGCGGCGCGGCGCGCCGGCGTCAGCCCGGATCTCATCCGCTACTACGAGCGCGTCGGGCTGCTGTCCCCCGCCCCCCGGACGGCCGGCGGGTTCCGCCGCTACTCGGAGGAGAGCGTCGCCCGAGTGCTGTTCGTGCGCCATGCCATCCGTTTCGGCTTCACCTCGAAGGAGCTGGCGGGTTTCCTGCGGGCGCGGGACAGGGGCAATCCGCCGTGTCGATCGGTGCGTGCCGCCGGGCAGCGGCTGCTCGAGGAGATGGACACGCAACTCGCACGCCTGCAGGAGTCCAGGACGGCCATGGCCGCGCTGCTGTCGGCGTGGGACGCGCGCCTCGAGGGCACGCCGGCGGGCGCGCCGGCGCACCTGCTGACGATGGTTTCCCCCGCCACGCGCGCGACGGAAGGGAACGGTTCGCGGCCACGCCCGCGCGTGCGGCGAGCCTCAGTCGGTCTTCGAGACTGAGGAGACGAGGATCTTCAGAAGCTCGGTGTAGCGCTGATCCGCCTCGGACAGCCGCTTCTCGTAGGCTTCCTTCGACAGCTTCATCCGTTTCCAGTCGCCGTCGAACAGCGTCTGCTTCGAGCCCTGCTCGTACATGACGTCCACGGCCTCGGTGTTCCCCTCCAGGCCGTCTCCGCCCATGTCCTGGAAGAACAGCTTGCCGTCGGCAACCGCTGCCGACTGGAGCTCGGCGTAGACCTCGGCGAACTGCTTGTGCGCAAGCTGCGACTCGACCAGCATCGGCGAGGTGTGCCGGCCGGCGACGACCAGCAGCTGGACGCCGGGAAACGCCATCGCCGCCACGAACCGGTCGGAGGCGGCCGGATCGCGAGCGGCCATCGTCTGCAGGCCGCGCTCGGCCATCACCGACATCAGTTTCCTGGCAAGCTCCGGCGAAGCCGGCGGCGGCGGCGCGCCCGCCGCGCCAATCCCGAGGAGCGGAAGCAATAAGAACGCGAGCCGCATGGCGACAGGACCTCCTGGGCAACGTCGCCCGCGGCGGGTGTCCCGCGGGTCAACGGGACTCGGCGTCTGCGCGTGCGACGTCGCCCACCGGTCAGCGTAGCCGCGCCCCCGGGCGAACGCTATCGGGTCGAGACGGTATTTTCGGCAGGCGCCGGTCAGGACCCTCGGCGGGGCCGGCGCGGCCCCGCCGGCGGGTCACTTCACGACCAGCGTTCCTTTCATCCCGGA from Vicinamibacterales bacterium encodes:
- a CDS encoding heavy metal-responsive transcriptional regulator, coding for MPGPGFGIGEAARRAGVSPDLIRYYERVGLLSPAPRTAGGFRRYSEESVARVLFVRHAIRFGFTSKELAGFLRARDRGNPPCRSVRAAGQRLLEEMDTQLARLQESRTAMAALLSAWDARLEGTPAGAPAHLLTMVSPATRATEGNGSRPRPRVRRASVGLRD
- a CDS encoding TIM barrel protein, which produces MTRRSALGRVAGGAAFLSASIASLAERLDAAGIQLKGRVRHSVCKWCYPKVSLDDLCREGKRFGLASVELLEVKDFETLKKHDMACAMVSGVPGGITAGLNRLENHDRIAAFFEDTAPKVAAAGFQNIICFSGNRGGMSDEQGLEHCAIGLKRIARICEKHKVLAVMELLNSKVNHPDYMCDHTLWGVELCKRVGSEHFKLLYDIYHMQIMEGDIIATIQKFHPFIAHYHTGGVPGRHEIDETQEINYPAVMKAIVDTGFTGHVAQEFVPARPDVLASLKQGVTICDV
- a CDS encoding PIG-L family deacetylase, whose amino-acid sequence is MCKPTGLIAAIAIVGVCGSGIPSSAQEPKLRIIAFGAHPDDNELRLAGTAAKWAALGHHVKFVSVTNGDIGHWREAGGPLARRRTQEVQQAAKLLGITTQVLDLHDGELEPTLENRRTITRLIRDWKADIVLGHRPEDYHPDHRAVGVLVRDASYMVTVPFFCPDTPHLERNPVFLSYEDRFTQPAPLRADIVVAIDDVVEKKLAAVEAMPSQFYEGGANGGPALVPDDEPGKARRKTEVREGFKRRFAGTAQRFRDKLRELYGAKPGDAVQYAEAFEISEYGRRPTAEEIRRLFPFFGKP